From the genome of Acidobacteriota bacterium, one region includes:
- a CDS encoding SRPBCC family protein, protein MSDFKAKRFTYRESVPLAAPADEAFPLLCPVREPEWLDGWSCDLLYTDSGVVEEGCVFITHAPGEDPTYFVTTVHDPADRRVVFVRLTPGQKVILMELRVDPGDGGASRLTGAFTVTALAPDGNALVDELRATGGRALSLLTRKLAACLEHFVRTGTCLPRSAWPR, encoded by the coding sequence ATGAGCGATTTCAAAGCAAAGCGTTTCACTTACCGGGAATCCGTGCCGCTCGCCGCACCGGCGGACGAGGCCTTCCCACTCCTGTGCCCGGTCCGGGAGCCCGAGTGGCTGGACGGGTGGAGTTGCGACCTGCTCTACACCGACTCCGGCGTCGTGGAGGAGGGCTGCGTCTTCATCACCCACGCCCCGGGCGAGGACCCCACCTACTTCGTGACCACCGTCCACGACCCGGCCGACCGCCGGGTGGTCTTCGTCCGGCTCACGCCCGGGCAGAAGGTCATTCTCATGGAGTTGCGCGTGGATCCCGGCGACGGGGGCGCATCCCGCCTCACCGGCGCCTTCACGGTGACCGCCCTCGCCCCGGACGGGAACGCCCTGGTCGATGAACTGAGAGCGACCGGGGGCCGCGCCCTGAGCCTGCTCACCCGGAAACTGGCGGCTTGTCTCGAGCACTTCGTCCGGACGGGAACGTGCCTTCCCCGCTCCGCGTGGCCCCGGTGA